A portion of the Fusobacterium nucleatum genome contains these proteins:
- a CDS encoding flavodoxin, whose product MNKISLVYYSATGNTEQMAKAIEEGIVEAGGKVTVYKANEMNKEDILSSDVIVMGSSATGAEVIDENDMLPFMEEAGDKFKGKKVYIFGSYGWGGGEYADNWKAQLEGFGANIVAMPILANENPNDDELAQLKEIGKKLVTI is encoded by the coding sequence ATGAATAAAATTAGTTTAGTGTATTACAGTGCAACTGGAAATACAGAACAAATGGCAAAGGCTATTGAAGAAGGAATTGTTGAAGCTGGAGGAAAAGTAACAGTTTATAAAGCAAATGAAATGAATAAAGAAGACATTCTTTCAAGTGATGTTATAGTAATGGGATCATCTGCAACAGGTGCAGAAGTAATAGATGAAAATGATATGTTACCTTTCATGGAAGAAGCAGGAGATAAATTTAAAGGTAAAAAAGTATATATCTTTGGTTCTTATGGTTGGGGAGGTGGAGAATATGCTGATAATTGGAAAGCTCAATTAGAAGGTTTTGGAGCTAATATAGTTGCTATGCCTATTCTTGCTAATGAAAACCCAAATGATGATGAATTAGCTCAATTAAAAGAAATTGGTAAAAAATTAGTCACTATCTAA
- a CDS encoding FprA family A-type flavoprotein yields the protein MYCCTKINDDIIWIGINDRKTERFENYIPLDNGVTYNSYLIMDEKICIVDGVEEGENGNFLSKIEAMIGNSPVDYIIVNHVEPDHSGSIKNMLKIYPELKVVGNAKTIMMLKLLGLDLPDERVVIVKEKDILDLGKHKLTFYLMPMVHWPESMATYDITDKVLFSNDAFGSFGALDGAIFDDEVNTDFFTDEMRRYYSNIVGKFGAPVNAILKKLSSVEISCICPSHGLIWRKYIKEIIERYQKWANMEPTKEGVVIVYGSMYGNTAEMAEILGRELGNRGIKDVIIYDSSKTDHSYIFSTIWKYKGLMLGSCAHNNDIYPKMEPLLHKLENYGLKNRYLGIFGNMMWSGGGVKRIKEFANTLTGLEQVGEPIEIKGHVTSAERDRLIELANLMADKLIANRK from the coding sequence ATGTATTGTTGTACAAAAATAAATGATGATATTATTTGGATTGGTATTAATGACAGAAAAACTGAAAGATTTGAAAACTATATTCCTTTGGATAATGGAGTAACATATAATTCATATCTAATAATGGATGAAAAAATATGTATAGTTGATGGTGTTGAAGAAGGAGAAAATGGAAATTTTTTAAGTAAAATAGAAGCAATGATAGGTAATTCTCCTGTTGATTACATTATTGTAAATCATGTCGAGCCCGACCACTCTGGTTCAATTAAAAATATGTTAAAAATTTATCCAGAATTAAAAGTTGTAGGAAATGCAAAAACTATAATGATGTTAAAATTATTAGGTCTTGACCTACCAGATGAAAGAGTTGTAATTGTAAAAGAAAAAGATATTTTAGATTTAGGAAAACATAAATTAACTTTCTATTTAATGCCTATGGTGCATTGGCCTGAATCAATGGCAACTTATGATATAACAGATAAAGTTTTATTTTCAAATGATGCTTTTGGAAGTTTTGGAGCATTAGATGGTGCAATTTTTGATGATGAAGTTAATACAGATTTTTTTACTGATGAAATGAGAAGATATTATTCAAATATAGTTGGAAAATTTGGTGCTCCTGTAAATGCCATATTAAAAAAATTATCTTCTGTTGAAATTTCTTGTATCTGCCCTTCTCATGGTCTAATTTGGAGAAAATATATAAAAGAAATTATAGAAAGATATCAAAAATGGGCTAATATGGAACCTACAAAAGAAGGTGTAGTAATAGTTTATGGAAGTATGTATGGAAATACTGCTGAAATGGCAGAAATTTTAGGAAGAGAATTGGGAAATAGAGGAATAAAAGATGTTATAATTTATGACTCATCTAAAACAGATCACTCATATATATTCAGTACAATTTGGAAATATAAAGGGCTTATGTTAGGTTCATGTGCTCATAATAATGATATTTATCCAAAAATGGAACCATTACTTCATAAATTAGAAAACTATGGTTTAAAAAATAGATATTTAGGAATTTTTGGAAATATGATGTGGAGTGGTGGTGGAGTAAAAAGAATCAAAGAATTTGCTAATACTTTGACTGGTCTAGAACAAGTTGGAGAGCCTATTGAAATAAAAGGACATGTTACTTCTGCTGAAAGAGATAGATTAATTGAACTTGCTAATCTTATGGCAGATAAACTTATTGCTAATAGAAAATAA
- a CDS encoding patatin-like phospholipase family protein, with protein sequence MKVGLVLEGGGMRALFTAGVLDALLDVKELNIDGIVGVSAGALFGVNYVSEQKERAIRYNKKYARDKRYMGFYSWITTGNAVNEDFAFYEIPFKLDVFDQEKFKESKIDFYVVMTNIENGQAEYVLIKDVFEQMEYLRATSALPFASKIIEINGKKYLDGGISDSIPIDYCESLGYDKIILILTRPENNYKDDKLNFLYKLVYRKYPNLVERLINMGKDYEIVLKKIKDLENKNKIFVIRPPKVLKIGRLEKNEDKIQNVYDIGLSAGKKEIDNLFKYLNK encoded by the coding sequence ATGAAAGTAGGTTTAGTTTTAGAAGGTGGAGGGATGCGAGCTCTTTTCACAGCAGGAGTTCTTGATGCTTTACTTGATGTAAAAGAATTAAATATTGATGGAATTGTAGGTGTATCAGCAGGAGCATTATTTGGAGTTAATTATGTATCTGAACAAAAAGAAAGGGCTATAAGATACAATAAAAAATATGCTAGAGATAAAAGGTATATGGGGTTTTATAGTTGGATAACAACTGGAAATGCAGTTAATGAAGATTTTGCATTTTATGAAATTCCTTTTAAATTAGATGTTTTTGATCAAGAAAAATTTAAAGAGTCAAAAATAGATTTCTATGTTGTAATGACAAATATAGAAAATGGTCAAGCTGAATATGTTTTAATTAAAGATGTTTTTGAACAAATGGAATATTTAAGAGCTACATCAGCCTTACCTTTTGCTTCAAAGATTATTGAAATAAATGGTAAAAAATATCTAGATGGTGGTATTTCAGATAGTATCCCAATAGATTATTGTGAAAGCCTAGGCTATGATAAAATTATTCTTATATTAACAAGACCAGAAAATAATTATAAAGATGATAAATTAAATTTTTTATATAAATTAGTTTATAGAAAATATCCAAACTTAGTTGAAAGACTTATTAATATGGGAAAAGATTATGAGATAGTTTTAAAAAAAATAAAAGATTTAGAAAATAAAAATAAAATATTTGTTATAAGACCTCCAAAAGTTTTAAAAATTGGTAGACTTGAAAAAAATGAAGATAAAATTCAAAATGTTTATGATATTGGATTGAGTGCTGGAAAAAAAGAAATAGACAATTTATTTAAATATTTGAACAAATAA
- a CDS encoding 2-hydroxyacid dehydrogenase encodes MQKTKIIFFDIKDYDKEFFKKYGADYNFEMTFLKVRLTEETANLTKGYDVVCGFANDNINKETIDIMAENGIKLLAMRCAGFNNVSLKDVNERFKVVRVPAYSPHAIAEYTVGLILAVNRKINKAYVRTREGNFSINGLMGIDLYEKTAGIIGTGKIGQILIKILRGFDMKVIAYDLFPNQKVADELGFEYVSLDELYANSDIISLNCPLTKDTKYMINRRSMLKMKDGVILVNTGRGMLIDSADLVEALKDKKIGAVALDVYEEEENYFFEDKSTQVIEDDILGRLLSFYNVLITSHQAYFTKEAVGAITVTTLNNIKDFVEGRPLVNEVPQNQ; translated from the coding sequence ATGCAAAAAACTAAGATAATATTTTTTGATATAAAAGATTATGATAAAGAATTTTTTAAGAAATATGGAGCAGATTATAATTTTGAAATGACTTTTTTAAAAGTTAGATTGACAGAGGAAACAGCTAACTTAACAAAAGGTTATGATGTTGTTTGTGGTTTTGCTAATGATAATATAAATAAAGAAACTATTGATATTATGGCTGAAAATGGGATAAAACTTTTAGCTATGAGATGTGCAGGTTTTAATAATGTATCTTTAAAAGATGTCAATGAAAGATTTAAAGTGGTTAGGGTTCCTGCTTATTCACCTCATGCAATAGCAGAATATACAGTGGGACTTATCTTAGCAGTCAATAGAAAAATTAACAAAGCATATGTTCGTACAAGAGAAGGAAATTTTTCTATAAATGGATTAATGGGAATTGATTTATATGAAAAAACAGCAGGGATTATAGGAACTGGAAAAATTGGGCAAATTTTAATAAAAATATTAAGAGGTTTTGATATGAAAGTTATTGCTTATGACCTATTCCCAAATCAAAAAGTTGCAGATGAGCTTGGTTTTGAATATGTAAGTTTAGATGAACTTTATGCAAACTCAGATATTATTTCTTTAAACTGTCCTCTTACAAAAGATACAAAATATATGATTAATAGAAGATCTATGCTAAAGATGAAAGACGGGGTTATCTTAGTAAATACAGGTAGAGGAATGTTAATTGATTCTGCTGATTTAGTCGAAGCATTAAAAGATAAAAAAATTGGAGCTGTTGCTCTTGATGTATATGAAGAAGAAGAAAATTATTTCTTTGAAGATAAATCTACACAAGTTATAGAAGATGATATTTTGGGAAGACTTTTATCTTTCTATAATGTTCTTATTACATCACACCAAGCATATTTTACAAAAGAAGCAGTTGGAGCAATTACAGTTACTACTTTAAATAATATAAAAGATTTTGTTGAAGGTAGACCATTAGTAAATGAAGTTCCACAAAATCAATAA
- a CDS encoding IS110-like element ISFnu4 family transposase gives MFLLGIDIAKLNHVASCIDSSTNEIVFSNFKFKNDFIGFSALLDKIKTFDTKNLIIGLESTSHYGENLINFLFKQHFKVALINPLQTSHLRKANIRDAKNDNLGSLNIAKSLIFAKLNFISEKNINCFSLKKLTRFRSSLIKQRSKAKIQLTSLLDLLFPELQYLFKSKIHSKAIYSLLKKYPSAEEIAALKDDKISNLLYASSKGHFKKEKSIELKSLAKTTVGIKDTSISLHVIQLIELIELYDKQIKDIVTKIADTVDKLDTKLLSVPGISIIACAIILGETNNFNNFSDSTKLLAFAGLDPKIRQSGNFNASSCRMSKKGSPYLRYALIFTAWNIVRHSEKFNKYYCLKRSQGKSHYNSLGHVAHKLVRVIFTLIKKNIVYQEENLE, from the coding sequence ATGTTTTTACTAGGTATTGATATTGCTAAACTTAACCATGTTGCTTCTTGTATTGATTCTTCCACTAATGAAATTGTTTTTTCTAATTTTAAATTCAAAAATGATTTTATAGGTTTTAGTGCTCTTTTAGATAAAATCAAAACTTTTGATACTAAAAATCTTATTATTGGCTTAGAATCAACTTCTCATTATGGAGAAAATCTTATCAATTTTTTATTTAAACAACATTTTAAAGTTGCGCTTATTAATCCATTGCAAACTTCACATCTAAGAAAAGCCAACATTAGAGATGCTAAAAATGATAATTTAGGCTCTCTTAATATTGCTAAATCTTTAATTTTTGCTAAACTTAACTTTATTTCTGAGAAAAATATTAACTGTTTCTCTCTAAAAAAACTTACTAGGTTTAGAAGTAGCTTAATTAAACAAAGAAGTAAAGCTAAAATTCAGTTAACATCTTTACTTGATTTACTTTTTCCAGAATTACAATATCTTTTTAAAAGTAAAATTCACAGCAAAGCTATTTACTCTCTTCTTAAAAAATATCCTTCAGCAGAGGAGATAGCAGCCCTAAAAGATGATAAAATTTCTAATCTTTTATATGCTTCTTCAAAAGGACATTTCAAAAAAGAAAAGTCCATTGAGCTTAAGAGTCTTGCTAAAACCACTGTTGGAATTAAAGATACTTCAATATCATTACATGTAATTCAGTTAATAGAATTAATTGAATTATATGATAAACAAATTAAAGATATTGTAACTAAAATAGCTGATACAGTTGATAAATTAGATACAAAATTATTATCAGTTCCTGGAATAAGTATTATTGCTTGTGCAATAATATTAGGAGAAACAAATAACTTCAATAATTTTTCTGATTCTACAAAATTACTTGCGTTTGCTGGTCTTGATCCTAAGATAAGACAATCAGGTAATTTTAATGCTTCATCTTGTAGAATGTCTAAAAAAGGTTCTCCATATTTAAGATATGCTTTAATTTTTACTGCTTGGAACATTGTTAGACATTCAGAAAAGTTTAACAAATACTATTGTTTAAAACGCTCACAAGGCAAATCCCATTACAATAGTCTTGGACATGTTGCGCATAAACTAGTGAGAGTTATATTTACACTGATAAAGAAGAATATTGTTTATCAGGAAGAAAATTTAGAATAG